In Cryptococcus decagattii chromosome 1, complete sequence, the sequence CGCCGGTATCACCTCGAAGATAAGACATACCGGCGGAGAGGAGACCTTGACCGGCCTCGGCCAGAAGATTGGGTTCTTTAATGACACCTTCGGTGGAGTAGATGTAAGGCAAGTCCAGGGCGGTCCCGGAGTGACATCTGAGAAAGGTTCAGCAGGGGAAAGTCAAACGAAACGTCTTGTAAGGCTCACGAATCGTAGATGGCAGTTAGACGACAGCCAGCTGGAAGAGGGCGGACCATGATATTGTGCCTGCCGTACATCAGTGACTCTTCTCAGACTGTAGCTCTAAGCTAGGATCGAACATACACTATCAGATAAAGTAAGTGACAGGCACGCTCTAATACATATTATTACTCACTGTCATCATCCGTAATGTGGCCAGCAGTCTTGAAGTCCACAGGGTAAATAACCTCGTCATACCCATCGTCCTCATCGTTATCCAAATCTTGAGTCTGACCACCGTGTCCGGAGCTGCATACTAAATCAGCACTGACCTGACCTCGTGCCTTGAGTGATAACGCACTAGTGGAAGAATAGAGAGTCGTTAGGCTGAGCACCCTGGACCAACCATTGCATAGCGGCGAGTATGTTGGCACGAGTAGGAATCTGACGACTGTTGCGGGCATCGTCTGTGAGCATGACGATGTCTTCAGACTTGTACCCGTATCGTTCTGTTCTGATTAGCAAAGTTGTGCTGGTGCGCACAGCATGACATACCGATAAGGAACTTTTGAACGTTGTGCGCATCATTGATACACCCTGCAAGAGCTGAAGATGAACCAATGTAGTTAATACCAATCTGCAAGATTGTTAGCCACAAAATCTAGATATTGAATTGTAGTACATACGCAGAGAGCCTTCTTTTTACCGGTACCTGTAGTATTGTCAGCGCGAGTGCAGCTATGCCAACGATATGGCTGACTCACATTGAGAGTACTGGAAGTACGGCTGCGCAGATTGACCATTTTGACCTTGCAGTTGCGGACCATAATGTTGCGCCTGGGATGGTGGTTGGGCTGCATTCTTATCAGCTATGGTATTCTATCGGACGACCAATATGCGAGACGAAGATAATCGATCTGGCTGTGGAAGACGACTCACTCGGCACGCCGGTTCCATAAGGCGCATAGTTGTGATGAGGGGCTGCGTTGAGAGGAGTGTAACCTGCGCCGGTGTGATGGTAATTCGACTCCACTGGAGCGCCAGTAGGAGGGGCATAGCCTCCATTGCTTGTTCTATAATCGCCCTGATATTGTTGATGCGGATGGTAGCCTCCTTGTTGATAACCGCCTTGTTGGGGAACTGGTGGCTGGTATTGCTGAGGTGGGGGAGGGCTATTATAATATCCTTGGgggggaggagggcgaTATCTTAATACGGTTAGTTTTGAGAGTGATCGACGGTCGAAAAACATACCCCATattgggaggaggaggagggaaacCCTGTTGCGCCCACTGAGGGGGAGGCGGTCTGTAGCCGTtttgttggtggtggtgtCCACCCCCTGGATATTGGTTCCAGGACATGCTGAATACCTATAGCTGATAAAGGTATTAATAAAATATCAACTGCAGACAAAAGAGAAGTGGATAAGAATCGAGTGTTATGTACGGCAACCGACGAAACGGTAAATTGATGATATGATGTGATACGTGAGACGGGTCAGCCCGAAGCTTCGGAAGCAGGAGGCAGTGGCAATAAAAACGGCTTTCATCTCTTCGTCACCCCTCGCCGCTTGAATCGGATTAATGTATCTCTTTAGGACAAGCCGTTATTTACTTGCTCTCAAAAATTCTTCAAATTCATTGTATGAACGAACAGCCAGGTATTGACATCGGATTATTACAGTGCGCAAACATAATGCATAACATGTTGCGTGAACTGATACACAGCCTCCAGCGTCATGCTGAGACTTCAAAAGATCCGGTCAATCCTCTGCCAACACCCCACTACTTTTCTGTGATCGTTATTTACTTCTTTTtgggatgaagaggtgTACCGATAAGATTCTTGGCCCCACGCAGCTTGACATTGAGCTTCCTCTCCAACTTGCCCAAAAGAGCTTGGTCAGGGACAGCTCGTCCAGACTCGAGATCAGCAATCTACCAGTAATCGTCAGCCGCTGCAGCACAATCGATTCAATAAGATGACCGCTTACATCTTGAGGCTTAGCGTTGACCGAAGTAGCAAGCTCCTTTTGGGTCATACTCTTGCCCTCAGCATTTTTTATCGCCATTCGAGCAGTAGCCACTGCCTTACCGACGCTGCGAATATGTCAGCACGTTGCCACTGTTCCTCtgggaaaaaaaagctAAAGCTGTAGGGACTTACTCAGCGCTGACCTTCTCTGGGGGCTTAGGAGCGTCATCTCGGTCAAGCTTGGCGATACGTTGGTGATCGGCAGCTACGAATCGAAGGCTCAATATAATTTCCAGCTATAAGCCACACGGTCAATATACTTACGACCCTTCGACTGACCAGCGCCCTTCGACTCTGAGGAAAGTACAAGACCGGCTCGCTGAGCAGCTACATTAAAAGCAGTTCAGCTGCATGATCAAAGCCAGATATAACCCAATAAACTACTCACCATTCAAAGAAGAGCCCTTGGTGACAGTAGGCTTCTGCTGTCGGAAACCGATGATTGTAGGCTTATCCCAGTCAGACTTTGTggtgggagaagaaaatggTCGGAGTTGTCAAAAAGAGGTGGCATGGAACTATTAACCACGTCCCGAGCAAAAATGTCTTATGAATGGGGGAAATACTCACCATGATGTATGAATATTCAGATGACGGTGATTTAAGGTTGTTTTGAGAGAGCGCTGATAAATAGAAATGGATAGAAAtcgagagagatggagagaagcAACGAACGAACCGCCGCGATTTGGCTCTAAAAGGATCGGAACCCAACCATGATGACGAACACGCAACCACTGTTTCCGTTGTCCCGATCTTTGTGGTATACGTAATCATTCTTTCTTACTCTCCGATCCGTTACTAGTAGGGAGgcacttcttctttcttcaccaGGGGTCGGCGATGAGGGCGCGCACATCGAAAGTGCGTGATGACGGTTGTTTTCGGGACCAAGACATTTCTCAAATCTACCATCATCTTGTTCATCAACTCAATTCCTCCTGTCACCGTCGACATCTTCCCCAAACCTTTGCTTACCATGATTCATAGTTAACCATGCGTGCGAGCCAGCCATCTGGCCTTTAGTAGCTCTCAATCTCTCACCCGCTGACGTGTTTACTATTGAAATATCTCATGGCACCCTTCATATCAGCGGTAACGTTGTGTCTCGTACATTAGATGATCAAAAAGTATCTCACCCGCCGTTATATTCTGCACCTCGTGGTGTCTTTCGCGACTACAGAATATCGAGTGCTGATTTAAGATCAACGTATGGCCCATCCTCAGCAAAGATCTCTGCCCCAAAAAGTAGTAGCTATCCAagtatcatcatcttccgtTTTCTTTCTCACCATTAGGATGATTAGTGGCTGGTGAACAATAACTGGACTGGGCAATATAATGGGAAAGGAGTGGCAAGCCGGAACAGGCGAATCACTGGGTCAGCTCCATTACATCAGTCTTCAACTGCCAGTCCCTTCGTCATCACTAGCCATCGCATTGTTATGGGCTACAGCATGAGGCCTCATTCATTGTGCCTGGACGCTAGTTAAATTGCCGATCGAGCTTTGGCCTCCGGATGTATCCTTGATGAACGTTCTTTGGAACGTTCTGCGCGACAGTGCTGGTACGCACTTCTGTCCCGGAGATTGTTATTTGTTATCTCATGGTGGCTGCCTTACTTGTCAGAAGAACCGTGTGCTCAAGATAGTCTGACCCGGCACTATGCAGCAGAGCTATCCTAAAGGACCCCTGTCGATCTAGCGCGAAGAGTGGGTGGTTaattcatcttcttgcctcTTCTGGAAATGCCCCAATCACCTGCCCGGCTATATAagccccttcttccttcctctccttccctacgccctgcttcttccatcgATGCTCAATATCGCCACTCGCTTGCTTTACAATGTCTTCCCAGTTTGCTTCTTCGCCTGCTTGTTATATTCCTTCTCGGACATCTTCCAATTTGACATCTGGGTCAACAAACACTGATTCTACTCCTTCTGTGGATGACTCTTTTGCTACCTCACACTCTGATGATGCCGCATCCAAAGATCACGAAACGGATAGCTCGTCATCCTTGGCCCCCACTACTGCTAGATCTTTTGGTGCAGGCTGGAATTCATCGTCAGTCGTCCCATCATCGAAGAAACTTGAGCTTTATTGCCTATCTCCACGCGCCGACGGTATTTCGTCCACACGTACGCGTTCACCCAGTCTCCCTgttcttccatctcaatcAGCCATCTATCAACCTCAACCTCGTCCTTGCTTCCAAGATCTCCCAGACTACAGTCTCTATACTTCCACCACTGCCAGCTCTCCTAACCTTTCTAACCCTCCTTGGGAGATTGGTTTTGATGGTGGCTTGCGTCATCAaccttctctttcctctgTTGATCTCGACTTTGATGACCATCGATACAGTCCAACACGTCTAAGTTCTACGCAGAAGTCTCTGCTTAGGCAATCTACTCCAAACCTTAACAGCAATAGGTCAGAGGTTACAGCGCGTCGGTCATGTAGGTCCGTAAGATTCGACGTCAGTGAAGATGACGCGTCAGACGGATCATCTGGTAAGGCCTTATCGAACAACATGCTCGTGCTTCCACGTGTCGGTGAAGGGAGGAACGGTAAGCTCGTCCCCCTTTCTATTGAGCAGTTGAACTGACAGGACGGCGAGATTTAGTATTCATTCATCGTGTCAGCCGTACACTCACAGAGGCTGAACTTCATAAGATTGCCATATCGTTTGGCGAGATTGTGTCTGTCAAGGTTCAGAATTGCGTTGCCAAACCGTAAGAATAATCCCAATGAGAACCAGAAATGGGTGCTAATGTGCTCTCCAGGCACGCTTTCGTCATGTGAGCTTTCGAGTATGTATAGGAGGAATGGGCGGCTAATCTTGCATAGGTTCAAAAAACCTGAACAAGCTCAGCGCTTCATAGCTCATCTTAAATGTCGGGACATCGACTGCGCGTACGGCAAGGTGAGTCTTCATGTCTTTCAATTTGGTCTTTGATTAAAAACGTCGCATAGGAGGATTATCAGGTTCAGAATAAAGCACTTGAAGACCCCAACTCCGCCAACCTGTACATGTCTGGCCTCCCAACTAATATCACTTTTGATGAACTGGCCGATCTTGTGGCACCTGGATGTATTTGCTCTTGGAAACCTCTCTTAGATGAGTTTGGTAATCGACGGGGCCCTGTGATGGTCCGCCTTCAGACTCGACCACAGGCAGATGATGTGATCAGAAGGGTATGTTATTGCTCTGGAATTTGCCAAAATTTTATCACCTGACCGTGGTCAGTTGAGCAACAAATACTACCCTGGCATAAGTGAGCTGCTGCAAGTCAGGATTGCCGACTCCGACGTAGGTGACATACACATAAATTTCGTTCCCTTTTAGCTCTGCGCTGAGAGTTTATCAACAGGAGCAAAAATATTTTAAGAGATATCAAATGCGAGAACGCCTTTCTCCTAACTCTGGCCTTGACCATGTGCGCCGACGTGCAAGCATGCCTGCGGGGTAAATAGCTTCAAAAATACGGAGGTGGCCGACTGATTTGGCTCATAGGGATATTACGCACGACGTTGATGACCTGtctatccttcttcaaaaaCAGACACTTCTTACAACGCAGCTAAATGCCATCAACGAGAAGCTTGCTCGGTCGGCGCAGGGCGCTTCTCgtcccttcccttcccctgTTCGATTTTCAACCACTCATAGGGACCCTTCCCCCTCTGCACCTATCATTGAGGATATAGATTGCCCCATCCTGTCACCTACCAGTTCCTCGTACCGTGGTCGTCTGTCATCGACTTTATCTAGCCACACACAGTTAATGGATTCAATCTGGACATCCCCATCTAGAACGACGAGTGAGCCCTTGTGGCACAGTGGCTGGCCAATCAAACCAAGATTGAGCAAGGTAGTGGAGATAGAGCCCTACTCTTACTTGCCTAAAAGGCTTCAGGATCATGGTGGGCTAGTGAAGACTCCAGGCGCAGCTAAAACTCACCACGCCAAATCATCGCCTGAGCTGGGTGTCAGTTTAAATGCTGCGCTGGGCAGAAGAACGCCAAACAACTAATCGCCTTTGTGTCGACTTCTTTCACCTTGCGTcatttttttcctctcttcttttcctaTTTGAATACAAAACGACGATAACAATTCCCATACCTATCTCACATTATCACAGACCGACTATGACAGTTACGGATCATCTCTATGACTTGTACTAATTATCTTTGATCATCAATAAACAAACCCATCCTTCTACGTACCCCTTTTTTACAACGGTAACGACTCAATAATAAGCTATAGTTACCAAGTATCATGGAGCTTAACCCAGCCAAAGTAAACAAGTGTATATTATATCACCGGATCTATACCCACATGTCCATCGCAATTAGAGTTTGTATACATAATTTAGTTCAGCGCAGCCACCAGGTTGCTCCTGTATGCATTTCATCCTTTCAATGAATGTGAAGTTCCCAATTTATGCCTGTCACCTGTCTCTCTTACCCTCTGGCCTTTCTCTATATCGGTCACTTAATTGGATCTTACTGGTCTCCCATTGCCCTAGGATCTGTTGCTCAGTACTGCCTCGTCTAGCAAGTCCTCAGCTTCAACTGATCTAGCTTTGTCGCTCTCGCTCTCGCTCAGATTTCTGGAGCTATTGCTTAACGAGATTCAAGCTATCGGTTCTGATGATTTATTCTTTTGTCAGCCACCATAAACGTGGCGATATCGAAGACATACGTCACAGTAAAAGATACAGAAGGCAGAGTTGGCACACGCAATACAGTGTACATAGCAGGGATTGAATCAATAATGTCTTTCTTCCTAGTTCTTCCACTCAAGAGTCATTGCTCTCGAtatccttcctcttc encodes:
- a CDS encoding metacaspase-1; translated protein: MSWNQYPGGGHHHQQNGYRPPPPQWAQQGFPPPPPNMGYRPPPPQGYYNSPPPPQQYQPPVPQQGGYQQGGYHPHQQYQGDYRTSNGGYAPPTGAPVESNYHHTGAGYTPLNAAPHHNYAPYGTGVPTQPPSQAQHYGPQLQGQNGQSAQPYFQYSQCTGKKKALCIGINYIGSSSALAGCINDAHNVQKFLIERYGYKSEDIVMLTDDARNSRQIPTRANILAAMQWLVQGAQPNDSLFFHYSGHGGQTQDLDNDEDDGYDEVIYPVDFKTAGHITDDDSEHNIMVRPLPAGCRLTAIYDSCHSGTALDLPYIYSTEGVIKEPNLLAEAGQGLLSAGMSYLRGDTGGMLQGIMGIGKKVMNQNSGALEKTRQTKTSPADVISWSGCKDSQTSADTQEAGRATGAMSYAFISALTKYPQQSYVQLLNTIRDELKGKYDQKPQLSASHPMDTNILFIC
- a CDS encoding multiprotein-bridging factor 1; the protein is MPTIIGFRQQKPTVTKGSSLNAAQRAGLVLSSESKGAGQSKGPADHQRIAKLDRDDAPKPPEKVSADVGKAVATARMAIKNAEGKSMTQKELATSVNAKPQDIADLESGRAVPDQALLGKLERKLNVKLRGAKNLIGTPLHPKKK